One Gimesia aquarii DNA segment encodes these proteins:
- a CDS encoding DUF1501 domain-containing protein: protein MTTRIPRREFLYGMGASLGALALTDLQAAEKKVTNPLAPKPSLHQPKAKAVIMLFMEGGPSQADTFDPKPKLNQLHLTESKRTKGLATGKRFYVGSPFKSRKVGNAGIEMSDQWKFLADPFVADELCVYRGCQAESLNHPEALLHMNTGSRLGGDPGVGAWVTYGLGSENQNLPGYVVMTELALPQAGPANWTNGFLPSHYQGTRLRSTGSPILDLNPPKYKSRAHQRKALDQLAMLNSFHADAHPEHAELQARMESYELAYRMQMSVPGIIDLNSEPRHLQSAYGLDRKETAAFGRQCMLARRLVEQGVRFVQIFSGGWDSHDYLERGHSSRIASVDQPIAALIKDLKARGLLDETLVVWTGEFGRTPDNNYRGGVTALGRGHNIDAMNMWFAGGGVKRGAVIGATDEIASEAVEVVHPIRDVHVTMLHLLGLDDNKLTYFHGGRFKQLSQFGGELISEIMA from the coding sequence ATGACAACTAGAATACCCCGCCGTGAGTTTTTATATGGGATGGGTGCATCATTGGGGGCGTTGGCGCTCACTGACCTGCAGGCTGCTGAGAAAAAGGTGACGAATCCTTTAGCTCCCAAACCATCTCTGCATCAGCCAAAGGCGAAAGCGGTGATCATGCTCTTTATGGAAGGAGGACCATCACAGGCAGACACGTTCGACCCCAAACCAAAATTGAATCAATTGCATTTAACTGAGTCTAAGCGAACAAAAGGATTAGCAACAGGTAAGCGATTTTATGTCGGCAGTCCTTTCAAATCACGCAAGGTGGGGAATGCAGGAATCGAGATGTCCGATCAGTGGAAGTTCCTGGCAGATCCCTTCGTTGCAGACGAATTATGCGTCTACCGTGGTTGTCAGGCTGAATCGCTCAATCATCCCGAAGCGTTGCTTCACATGAATACTGGCAGTCGGCTCGGTGGCGATCCAGGTGTGGGGGCCTGGGTGACTTACGGACTTGGGTCCGAGAACCAGAATCTTCCCGGTTATGTTGTCATGACAGAATTGGCACTCCCACAGGCAGGTCCTGCAAACTGGACCAATGGCTTTCTTCCTTCACACTATCAGGGGACAAGATTACGGTCTACCGGTTCACCGATCCTTGATCTGAATCCCCCCAAGTACAAATCTCGCGCGCATCAGCGAAAAGCGTTGGATCAACTGGCGATGCTCAACTCCTTTCATGCGGATGCACATCCCGAGCACGCGGAGTTACAGGCACGTATGGAAAGCTACGAGCTTGCGTACCGCATGCAGATGTCTGTTCCGGGTATCATTGATCTCAACAGTGAACCTCGGCATCTACAGTCCGCTTATGGGCTGGATCGCAAAGAAACAGCCGCCTTTGGTCGTCAATGCATGTTGGCACGGCGTCTGGTAGAGCAGGGGGTTCGCTTCGTACAGATTTTCTCAGGGGGATGGGACAGCCATGACTATCTTGAAAGAGGCCATTCTTCACGCATTGCCAGTGTTGATCAACCCATTGCCGCCTTAATTAAAGACCTCAAGGCGCGCGGTCTGCTCGACGAAACGCTTGTTGTCTGGACGGGAGAATTCGGTCGTACTCCTGATAACAATTACCGAGGAGGTGTCACCGCGCTCGGTCGTGGTCACAACATCGATGCGATGAATATGTGGTTTGCAGGCGGAGGTGTGAAACGTGGTGCCGTTATCGGAGCGACTGATGAGATTGCTTCCGAAGCTGTCGAAGTAGTTCATCCCATACGCGATGTGCATGTCACCATGCTGCACCTGCTCGGACTGGATGACAATAAACTGACTTATTTCCACGGTGGTCGTTTTAAACAGCTTTCTCAATTTGGTGGCGAATTAATCTCAGAGATCATGGCCTAG
- a CDS encoding DUF1553 domain-containing protein, translated as MRTPSRLSLVSLVCCLILTINVCLAETGQAKKSGSTTKIDFSRDIRPILSDNCFHCHGPDTEHREGDLRLDMEQAAKDSAITPGHSDQSELYARITSSDVDLKMPPLESNKKLTPAQVKLIKRWIDEGAEWNSHWAFLSPEKSNLPQVKKSNWVRNPIDQFVLARLEHQQLKPSAEANRRTLIRRLTFDLTGLPPTVAEIKNFLEDKSPHAYEKLVDRLLNSKHYGERMALMWLDAARYGDTSVYHADGPRDMWAWRDRIVELYNSNIPFDQFSIEQLAGDLIPNATPLQKVSSGFNRNNGTTDEGGLIPEEYRVEYAVDRVKTTSTVWLGLSMECAQCHEHKYDPISHEDYYRFFGFFNISADGGSQTRKGNAKPIVELVDPEKQKKLPQTRAKMEANQKQLAARKKAATPQFTDWLTTKEKQQQESPTDLKGQLLHFVLAQGEGKQVVDQVDPKRKGTIHGNANWVKSPHDQGVKFDGKTYIDLGNVCDFERTDQFSLGGWLNLEPKGSGVLLAKMDDANSHRGYDIFIAGEKISVHIINKWPTNAIKVTSKKKIKPGTWHHVFVTYDGSSKAKGVKIYVDGQLWDWNIEQDRLSESIRTPKALLIGSRHPGSRLKGTVDEVAAFNRALSQSEIKTLSKQLPITSILAVAPDQRTPEQQQQLRNYYLEHEDKEYIALIKKKQELKTEETELLKPLTTVMMMSDMAKPRDTFILARGAYDAPTKHKVQPGTPSILPPMAKEAPQNRLGLAQWLFQDDHPLTARVAVNRYWQMLFGTGLVTTPEDFGSQGAFPSHPELLDWLAVDFRESGWDIKRMLKRIVMSATYRQSSDASRQAYLQDPSNKLLARGARFRLQGEFVRDSALHISGLLNKKMGGPGVKPYQPPGLWKEVGLGGNPKFVQDHGEKLYRRSLYTYWKRSAPPPSMQIFDAPTREKCTIRRPRTNTPLQALVTMNDIQFVEAARHLAERLLKEGGSTNDEKILYAFLLATAREPRSSEREVLLNVYQESMKQYQKNPKAAEELLSMGESPRDKKLDVIQVAAWTVVGNMILNLDETLTRE; from the coding sequence ATGCGCACACCTTCCCGCCTGAGTTTGGTTTCTCTGGTTTGTTGTCTCATATTGACAATCAATGTCTGTCTGGCTGAAACCGGGCAAGCAAAAAAATCAGGATCGACTACCAAAATTGATTTCAGTCGCGATATTCGACCGATTCTTTCTGACAACTGCTTTCATTGTCATGGGCCTGATACCGAACATCGAGAAGGTGATCTTCGTCTAGATATGGAACAGGCTGCAAAGGATAGTGCCATCACTCCAGGGCATTCTGATCAAAGTGAACTCTATGCTCGCATTACCAGTTCAGACGTTGATCTGAAGATGCCGCCGCTGGAGTCAAATAAAAAATTAACTCCTGCGCAGGTGAAGCTGATTAAACGCTGGATTGATGAAGGCGCCGAGTGGAACAGTCACTGGGCGTTTCTCTCACCAGAAAAGTCAAATCTCCCTCAAGTTAAGAAAAGCAACTGGGTTCGAAATCCCATCGATCAATTCGTGTTGGCCCGACTGGAACATCAACAATTAAAACCATCTGCTGAAGCCAACCGGCGAACGTTAATTCGACGACTGACTTTCGATTTGACGGGTCTGCCTCCCACAGTTGCAGAGATCAAAAACTTCCTTGAAGACAAATCTCCCCATGCCTATGAAAAACTGGTTGACCGTCTGTTAAATTCAAAGCATTACGGTGAGAGAATGGCTTTGATGTGGCTTGATGCGGCCCGTTATGGTGATACGAGTGTGTATCATGCGGATGGACCACGAGATATGTGGGCCTGGCGCGATCGTATCGTAGAGTTATATAACTCAAATATTCCCTTTGACCAGTTTTCAATAGAGCAATTGGCGGGGGATTTGATTCCCAATGCAACACCGTTACAAAAAGTATCCTCAGGGTTTAATCGTAATAATGGTACGACGGATGAGGGAGGACTGATTCCCGAAGAATACAGGGTTGAGTACGCTGTCGATCGTGTGAAGACAACTTCAACTGTCTGGTTGGGGCTCAGTATGGAGTGTGCTCAGTGCCATGAGCATAAATACGATCCCATTTCACATGAAGATTATTACCGCTTCTTTGGATTTTTTAACATCAGCGCTGATGGCGGAAGTCAGACGCGAAAAGGGAACGCAAAACCGATCGTGGAACTGGTCGATCCGGAAAAACAAAAAAAACTGCCGCAAACGCGTGCCAAAATGGAAGCGAACCAAAAGCAGCTTGCCGCCCGAAAGAAAGCTGCGACTCCCCAATTTACAGACTGGCTCACCACGAAAGAAAAACAGCAACAAGAAAGTCCCACTGATCTTAAAGGTCAGTTATTGCATTTTGTACTCGCTCAAGGAGAAGGCAAGCAGGTTGTCGATCAAGTTGATCCGAAGCGAAAAGGGACCATCCATGGAAATGCAAACTGGGTGAAATCCCCACACGACCAGGGGGTGAAGTTTGATGGTAAGACCTATATTGATTTAGGAAACGTGTGTGATTTTGAACGCACGGATCAATTTTCCCTTGGTGGCTGGCTTAATCTGGAGCCCAAGGGGTCAGGAGTTCTATTGGCGAAAATGGATGATGCCAATAGTCATCGTGGATATGACATTTTCATTGCTGGTGAAAAAATCTCAGTTCATATTATTAATAAATGGCCTACCAACGCGATTAAGGTAACCTCAAAGAAAAAAATCAAGCCTGGTACCTGGCATCATGTGTTCGTGACCTATGATGGCTCTTCCAAAGCGAAGGGAGTCAAGATTTATGTCGATGGTCAGTTATGGGATTGGAACATTGAGCAAGATCGATTAAGCGAATCGATTCGTACCCCTAAGGCATTACTGATCGGTAGTCGGCATCCTGGTTCGCGGTTGAAGGGAACTGTAGATGAAGTGGCTGCTTTTAATCGCGCATTGAGTCAATCTGAAATTAAAACACTTTCGAAACAGCTTCCGATCACCTCTATTCTGGCTGTGGCCCCTGATCAACGTACACCAGAACAACAGCAACAATTGCGCAATTATTATCTGGAACATGAAGATAAAGAGTATATCGCCTTAATCAAGAAAAAGCAGGAATTAAAAACAGAGGAGACAGAACTCCTCAAACCGTTGACGACGGTGATGATGATGAGTGACATGGCGAAGCCTCGGGATACGTTCATCCTCGCACGTGGCGCATACGATGCTCCTACCAAACACAAAGTGCAACCGGGGACCCCTTCCATTTTACCTCCGATGGCAAAAGAAGCACCACAAAATCGCTTGGGTTTGGCACAGTGGCTCTTTCAAGACGACCATCCACTCACAGCGCGTGTCGCCGTCAATCGTTACTGGCAAATGTTATTTGGGACGGGGCTTGTCACCACACCAGAAGATTTTGGTTCACAAGGTGCCTTTCCCAGTCATCCTGAATTACTCGATTGGCTGGCTGTCGATTTTCGCGAATCAGGTTGGGATATCAAACGGATGCTCAAGCGAATTGTAATGTCAGCAACCTACCGGCAATCATCAGATGCCTCACGTCAAGCTTATCTGCAAGACCCCTCAAACAAACTGTTGGCACGTGGCGCACGGTTTCGATTACAGGGAGAATTTGTTCGCGACAGTGCGCTTCATATCAGTGGGCTTCTCAATAAAAAGATGGGAGGACCGGGAGTGAAACCATATCAGCCTCCCGGACTCTGGAAAGAAGTCGGATTGGGAGGGAATCCCAAGTTTGTTCAGGATCACGGTGAAAAACTTTATCGTCGTAGTCTCTACACTTACTGGAAGCGTTCCGCGCCTCCACCGAGTATGCAGATATTTGATGCTCCTACACGGGAGAAGTGCACAATTAGACGACCACGTACGAATACACCACTGCAAGCATTAGTGACAATGAATGATATCCAATTTGTGGAAGCAGCTCGTCACCTGGCAGAACGGTTATTGAAAGAAGGGGGCTCAACAAACGACGAAAAAATCTTGTATGCTTTTTTATTGGCGACTGCGAGAGAACCTCGTTCTTCAGAACGCGAAGTACTTTTGAACGTTTACCAGGAAAGTATGAAACAATATCAGAAAAATCCCAAAGCGGCTGAAGAATTACTGAGTATGGGCGAATCACCCCGAGATAAAAAACTGGATGTCATACAAGTGGCAGCTTGGACGGTGGTTGGAAACATGATTTTAAATTTAGACGAAACATTAACGCGCGAGTAA
- a CDS encoding DUF1501 domain-containing protein translates to MNPIEEYQRQLTRRQLLSRSRGCLGAAALASLLGDVPKISAASQTGPEQRGLPGLPHFAPKAKRVIYLFMAGGPSHIDLFDYKPVLKKIHGKELPESVRKGQRLTGMTSGQKSFPCVAPMFNFKRYGERGTWINSDILPHTASIADDIAIIRTMNTEAINHDPAITYINTGTQQLGRPSFGAWLSYGLGSPNKDLPAYVVMISVGNAPGQALYSRLWSSGNLPSRHQGVQFRSAGDPVLYLSDPKGLDRGLRRKMLDGLAKLNAEKAQLSGDPEVEARIAQYEMAYRMQTSVPGLMDLSGETQATFDMYGPDSQKKGTFAANCILARRMAERGVPFIQLFQRGWDQHGSLPKAIRNNCDKVDQPAAALVKDLKQRGLLDDTVVIFGGEFGRTIYSQGTLTKDNHGRDHHGRCFSTWVAGGGFKPGIDYGETDDHCYNIVKDPVHINDLNASILHCLGIDHNRFTVKYQGLDLKLTGVDGANVVKGLLS, encoded by the coding sequence ATGAATCCAATTGAAGAATATCAGCGACAGTTAACACGTCGACAATTATTATCGCGTTCGCGTGGATGCCTCGGCGCTGCGGCGCTCGCCAGTTTGTTAGGTGATGTACCCAAAATATCAGCGGCCAGTCAAACTGGTCCCGAGCAACGTGGATTGCCGGGACTACCCCATTTTGCGCCCAAAGCGAAACGGGTGATTTATCTTTTTATGGCCGGAGGACCCAGCCATATTGATTTATTTGATTATAAGCCGGTGCTAAAGAAGATTCATGGGAAAGAGCTACCTGAGTCAGTTCGCAAAGGACAACGGCTCACTGGTATGACCAGTGGTCAAAAATCGTTTCCCTGTGTGGCACCCATGTTCAATTTTAAACGCTATGGCGAACGAGGGACATGGATCAATAGCGATATTCTACCGCATACGGCATCGATCGCAGACGACATTGCCATCATCCGCACCATGAATACGGAAGCGATTAACCATGATCCTGCCATTACCTACATTAATACGGGAACGCAGCAATTAGGACGTCCCAGTTTTGGAGCGTGGTTGAGTTATGGGCTTGGAAGTCCCAACAAGGATCTACCCGCTTATGTGGTGATGATCTCCGTCGGAAATGCTCCAGGACAAGCGCTCTATTCACGACTCTGGAGCAGTGGGAATTTACCCTCTCGACATCAGGGAGTGCAGTTTCGCAGTGCAGGAGATCCTGTATTGTATCTGTCCGATCCAAAAGGGTTAGACAGAGGCCTTCGTCGTAAAATGCTAGATGGACTGGCAAAACTCAATGCGGAAAAAGCGCAACTTTCGGGAGATCCGGAAGTTGAAGCGCGGATTGCACAGTACGAGATGGCCTATCGGATGCAAACTTCGGTTCCAGGCTTGATGGACTTGAGTGGCGAAACGCAGGCCACCTTTGACATGTATGGGCCCGACTCACAGAAAAAAGGAACCTTCGCTGCCAATTGCATTCTAGCACGACGCATGGCTGAACGTGGTGTGCCCTTTATTCAACTGTTCCAACGTGGATGGGATCAACATGGAAGCTTGCCGAAAGCCATTCGTAATAATTGTGATAAAGTGGATCAGCCAGCAGCAGCCCTCGTGAAAGACTTAAAACAAAGAGGACTATTGGACGATACAGTTGTTATCTTTGGAGGGGAGTTCGGCCGGACGATTTATAGTCAGGGAACACTTACCAAAGACAACCATGGACGTGATCATCATGGTCGCTGTTTTTCAACCTGGGTTGCCGGCGGTGGTTTTAAGCCAGGCATCGATTACGGAGAAACTGACGATCATTGCTATAACATTGTGAAAGATCCGGTGCACATTAACGATTTAAATGCGAGTATCCTGCACTGTCTGGGCATCGACCATAATCGCTTTACGGTGAAGTACCAGGGACTCGATTTAAAGCTCACGGGAGTCGATGGGGCGAATGTCGTCAAAGGACTGTTGTCTTAG
- a CDS encoding arylsulfatase — protein MNHLITAGLLVCTITGIVSADEKNHSPVQISSTAESLQHPNIVVILADDQGWGDLSINGNTNLHTPNIDALARDGVRFDRFYVGAVCAPTRAAFLTGRYHARTGTTGVSRGQERFNADEYTIAQVFKTAGYATGAFGKWHNGTQYPNHPNAKGFDEYYGFTSGHWGHYFSPMLDHNGTFVKGNGYITDDLTDKAMAFIEKQVQSGKPFFTYIPYCTPHSPMQVPDRFWNRFADKQLKMHNREPHKEQPDHLRAALAMCENIDWNVGRVLKKLKSLGIADNTIVVYFSDNGPNGVRWNGDMKGKKGSLDEGGVRSPFVIRWPGHLPAGHLVTQIAGAIDLLPTLTDLAGISRPEPKPIDGVSLKPLMMNSRKSWPDRMIFSSLRQRVSVRTDQYRLSDKGQLFDMIKDPGQRKDISKQKPLVTAKLKKATADWKASVWPHGYPDVDRPFLIGYGNCVTTQLPARDAISHGKIKRSSRHPNCSFFFNWTNTNDSITWYAEVVEGGTYEAILYYTCPQADLGSTVELSFNGKKVQGKVIKAHDPPLEGEAQDRAKRSESFVKDFKPLKLGKIMLPKGTGQLTLRALDIPGSQVMDFRLLILKRIQ, from the coding sequence ATGAATCATTTAATAACAGCGGGTTTGTTGGTTTGCACTATAACGGGTATTGTCTCCGCAGACGAAAAAAATCATTCTCCAGTGCAAATTTCATCGACCGCGGAATCTTTGCAACACCCCAACATTGTTGTCATCCTGGCTGATGATCAGGGATGGGGGGATCTGAGCATTAATGGCAATACAAATCTGCATACGCCGAATATTGATGCGCTGGCTAGAGATGGTGTGAGGTTTGATCGTTTCTATGTGGGAGCAGTCTGTGCTCCGACGCGTGCTGCATTTTTAACGGGGCGCTACCATGCACGTACAGGAACAACTGGCGTTTCCAGGGGGCAAGAACGATTCAATGCGGATGAATACACGATTGCCCAGGTTTTCAAGACAGCAGGTTATGCCACTGGAGCTTTTGGAAAATGGCACAACGGAACACAATACCCTAACCATCCCAATGCGAAAGGATTTGATGAATACTATGGGTTTACGTCAGGGCATTGGGGGCACTATTTTAGTCCGATGCTGGATCATAATGGGACCTTTGTGAAAGGGAATGGTTACATTACTGATGACTTGACAGACAAAGCCATGGCCTTCATTGAAAAACAGGTTCAGAGCGGTAAACCTTTTTTTACTTATATCCCTTACTGCACGCCTCATTCACCTATGCAGGTACCTGACCGTTTCTGGAATCGTTTTGCTGATAAACAACTCAAGATGCACAACCGCGAACCTCATAAAGAACAACCGGATCACCTTCGCGCAGCGCTGGCAATGTGCGAGAACATTGACTGGAATGTGGGGCGAGTGCTTAAAAAACTAAAAAGTCTAGGAATTGCAGACAATACCATCGTGGTTTATTTTTCCGACAATGGGCCGAATGGGGTGCGTTGGAATGGGGATATGAAAGGAAAGAAAGGTTCTCTGGATGAGGGCGGGGTTCGATCACCTTTTGTTATTCGATGGCCGGGGCATTTGCCTGCCGGGCATTTGGTCACCCAGATCGCGGGAGCGATTGATCTCTTGCCCACGCTGACAGACTTAGCTGGTATCTCCCGGCCTGAACCGAAACCCATTGATGGAGTCAGTCTCAAGCCACTGATGATGAATTCGAGGAAATCCTGGCCGGATCGAATGATTTTTTCCAGTTTACGTCAACGTGTGAGTGTGCGCACCGATCAATATCGTTTGTCCGATAAAGGCCAACTCTTTGACATGATCAAAGATCCCGGCCAAAGAAAAGACATTTCGAAACAAAAACCTCTGGTGACTGCAAAGCTAAAAAAAGCAACCGCTGACTGGAAAGCTTCAGTTTGGCCCCATGGATATCCTGATGTTGATCGTCCGTTTTTAATCGGGTATGGAAACTGTGTCACTACGCAATTACCGGCTCGGGACGCGATCTCTCATGGTAAAATCAAACGCTCTTCGCGGCACCCCAACTGCTCTTTCTTTTTTAATTGGACCAATACTAACGATAGCATCACCTGGTATGCGGAAGTCGTCGAGGGAGGGACCTATGAAGCGATACTGTATTATACATGTCCGCAGGCTGATTTAGGTTCTACTGTTGAGTTGAGTTTCAATGGTAAAAAAGTACAGGGCAAGGTTATCAAAGCACACGACCCGCCGTTAGAAGGCGAAGCACAAGACCGCGCTAAACGCTCGGAATCTTTCGTCAAGGATTTTAAACCTTTAAAACTGGGGAAGATCATGTTGCCGAAGGGCACAGGTCAGTTGACCTTACGTGCCCTGGACATTCCAGGTAGTCAGGTCATGGATTTCCGTTTGCTGATACTCAAGCGAATTCAATAA
- a CDS encoding Xaa-Pro dipeptidyl-peptidase, whose amino-acid sequence MLSNHKINHWSNRLNCVLATISLLLIFSHQASADEKKASPQFKDGEAQIVKAFADADYWIRHDLWVETEFDSDGDGKLDRMHVSVTRPRQTESEGLKLPAVYISSPYFAGTGSKGRQYFWDTKQELGAVPKKRERVPSVVRKGMRPIISKSHMKDWVPRGYVVVHSSSPGTGLSQGCPTIGGDNESLAPKAVIDWLCGRAKGFTTIDGSDLVTAKWCTGKVGMTGTSFNGTLALAAATTGVEGLEAIIPVAPNTSYYHYYRSNGLIRHPYGYLGEDIDYLYDFVHSGDKNRREHCNCEIRDKELLKQFDRVSGDYNRFWAGRDYLNDIKPVKAAVLMSHAFNDWNVMPEHSVRIFKALQANGVPTQAYFHQGGHGGPPPMKQMNRWFTRYLHRVKNGVEKDPKAWIVRAGAKRDQPTSYADYPNPKAKPVKLFPGAGAPEQGTLTINTQPAQGTEKLVDNFSFNGTALAQAEWTEHRLIYVSPKLAKPIHISGTPRISIRLACNKPAANLSVWLVSLPWTEGRNSKITDNIITRGWADPQNHHSLTESEPLKPGQFYDLSFDLQPDDQIIPKGQQLGLMIFSSDRDFTLRPTPGTELTVDLDKTSMMLPIVGGTSALKESLAPGKKK is encoded by the coding sequence ATGCTATCAAATCATAAAATCAATCACTGGTCTAATCGGTTGAACTGCGTATTGGCCACCATCTCCCTACTGCTGATTTTCAGTCACCAGGCAAGTGCAGATGAAAAAAAAGCGAGTCCCCAATTTAAAGATGGAGAAGCGCAAATAGTCAAGGCGTTTGCAGACGCCGACTATTGGATTCGACACGATTTGTGGGTCGAAACAGAATTCGACTCTGATGGTGATGGCAAGCTGGACCGGATGCACGTCAGTGTTACGCGACCTCGACAAACTGAAAGTGAAGGTTTGAAACTTCCTGCAGTCTATATTTCTAGTCCATACTTCGCTGGAACAGGTTCAAAGGGCAGACAATATTTTTGGGATACAAAACAGGAACTCGGAGCAGTACCAAAGAAACGAGAGCGTGTCCCCTCAGTCGTACGCAAGGGCATGCGGCCGATCATATCTAAGTCGCATATGAAAGACTGGGTACCACGTGGATACGTCGTCGTTCACTCGTCGTCTCCCGGCACAGGACTGTCACAGGGATGTCCCACGATTGGTGGTGATAATGAATCACTCGCCCCCAAAGCAGTGATTGACTGGTTGTGTGGTCGAGCGAAAGGCTTCACAACCATCGATGGCTCCGATTTAGTCACCGCCAAGTGGTGTACGGGTAAAGTCGGAATGACAGGAACATCGTTCAACGGTACTCTGGCTCTGGCGGCAGCCACAACTGGTGTTGAAGGGTTAGAAGCCATCATCCCCGTCGCCCCAAATACATCATACTATCACTATTATCGATCAAACGGCCTGATTCGCCATCCGTATGGTTACCTGGGAGAAGACATCGATTATCTCTATGACTTCGTCCACAGTGGTGACAAAAATCGCCGAGAACACTGCAACTGCGAAATACGTGACAAAGAACTCTTAAAACAATTCGATCGAGTGAGCGGTGACTATAATCGTTTCTGGGCTGGACGTGATTACCTGAACGACATTAAGCCTGTCAAAGCAGCAGTGCTGATGTCGCATGCATTCAATGACTGGAATGTGATGCCGGAACACAGCGTTCGCATCTTCAAAGCACTACAAGCAAACGGTGTCCCAACTCAAGCATACTTCCATCAAGGTGGGCATGGTGGTCCTCCTCCAATGAAGCAGATGAACCGCTGGTTCACTCGCTATCTGCATAGAGTCAAAAACGGTGTCGAGAAGGATCCCAAAGCATGGATTGTACGTGCAGGTGCCAAACGTGATCAACCTACGTCTTATGCTGACTACCCGAATCCAAAAGCGAAGCCTGTCAAGCTCTTTCCCGGCGCTGGTGCCCCTGAACAGGGAACCCTCACGATCAATACTCAACCAGCCCAGGGTACAGAAAAACTGGTCGATAACTTCTCTTTTAACGGTACTGCTTTAGCTCAGGCAGAATGGACAGAACACCGCCTGATCTATGTTTCACCGAAGCTCGCAAAGCCAATTCACATTTCCGGGACTCCACGAATTTCGATTAGGCTCGCCTGTAACAAACCTGCCGCGAACCTTTCAGTGTGGCTGGTTTCACTTCCCTGGACTGAAGGCAGAAACTCAAAGATCACCGACAACATCATCACTCGTGGCTGGGCTGATCCACAGAATCATCATTCGTTGACAGAAAGTGAACCGCTGAAACCAGGTCAATTCTATGACTTATCATTCGACCTGCAACCCGACGATCAGATCATTCCAAAGGGACAACAATTAGGCTTGATGATCTTCTCAAGCGATCGTGACTTCACCTTACGCCCCACCCCCGGAACAGAACTGACTGTGGACCTCGATAAGACATCAATGATGCTACCTATCGTAGGAGGCACGAGTGCACTGAAAGAATCTCTTGCACCCGGCAAAAAGAAATGA